The proteins below come from a single Pseudomonas sp. MYb118 genomic window:
- a CDS encoding mechanosensitive ion channel family protein, protein MLNFFQAHPLIIGAALMLLDLSLWRVLGIDRPVVRMFSRIAVFVAFSWVLTAAGISPLQPPLWPDDAILNLMATMIGIAWWLFAARTLTVVLGNGLTSRGGHTARLLHDVIGAAIFLMAIVGAAAYVLQLPVKGLLATSGVMAIVVGLALQSTLSDVFSGIVLNTTKPYEVDDWIVIDGVEGRVVEIDWRSTHMLTKLGSMAVVPNSLAAKAKILNLSRPGNAYGVSVVMAIPSTVRPRKAIDALEKALRGTRALLPGFTPKVSVKSSHLEYNEYELKGFIESLSHKTEVRNLMFDLAHRHLEAAGVSWSVLPDVQTWNRPRRLLEDVRVFRSLSLEDRDRLADHMTAVDYQANEVLLAFDAVSDCLMIISTGVVSVSIHDGERFIEAGRMGPGEVLGEEGILAEGRSRGEFRSLTSGRLFRIERSLLGAQLEHSNDLHIALDNLVHQREEIRESVVAKKPVHTKRSGFLGWLQKKRLPSA, encoded by the coding sequence ATGCTGAATTTCTTCCAGGCCCACCCCCTGATCATCGGTGCGGCGCTGATGCTGCTCGACCTGTCGCTCTGGCGCGTGCTGGGCATCGACCGCCCGGTCGTGCGCATGTTTTCGCGCATCGCCGTGTTCGTGGCATTTTCCTGGGTGCTGACGGCCGCCGGCATCAGCCCGTTGCAGCCGCCGTTGTGGCCCGATGACGCGATCCTCAACCTGATGGCGACGATGATCGGCATCGCCTGGTGGTTGTTCGCCGCTCGGACATTGACGGTGGTGCTCGGCAATGGCCTGACCTCGCGCGGCGGCCATACCGCGCGTTTGCTGCACGATGTGATCGGCGCGGCGATTTTCCTCATGGCGATCGTCGGCGCGGCGGCGTATGTCCTGCAATTGCCGGTCAAGGGGCTGCTGGCGACTTCCGGGGTGATGGCGATCGTTGTCGGTCTGGCGTTGCAAAGTACCTTGAGCGACGTGTTCTCCGGCATCGTGCTCAACACCACCAAACCCTACGAAGTGGATGACTGGATCGTCATTGATGGCGTCGAGGGCCGGGTGGTGGAAATCGACTGGCGCTCAACGCACATGCTGACCAAACTGGGCAGCATGGCCGTTGTCCCCAATTCGCTGGCGGCCAAAGCCAAGATCCTCAACCTCAGTCGCCCCGGCAATGCCTATGGCGTCAGTGTAGTGATGGCGATTCCCAGCACTGTCCGTCCGCGCAAGGCCATTGATGCATTGGAAAAAGCCCTGCGAGGCACCCGCGCCTTGCTGCCCGGGTTCACGCCCAAGGTCTCGGTGAAAAGCTCGCACCTGGAATACAACGAATACGAACTCAAGGGGTTCATCGAGTCGCTGTCGCACAAGACCGAAGTGCGTAACCTGATGTTCGACCTTGCCCATCGTCATCTCGAGGCGGCGGGCGTCAGTTGGAGCGTGCTGCCCGACGTTCAGACGTGGAATCGGCCGCGCCGCCTGCTGGAAGATGTGCGGGTGTTCCGCTCGCTGAGCCTTGAGGATCGCGACCGCCTGGCCGACCACATGACCGCCGTGGACTACCAGGCCAACGAAGTCCTGCTGGCGTTCGACGCGGTGTCCGATTGCCTGATGATCATCAGTACCGGGGTGGTCTCGGTGTCGATCCACGACGGTGAGCGCTTTATCGAAGCCGGGCGCATGGGGCCCGGCGAAGTGCTGGGTGAGGAGGGCATCCTGGCCGAAGGGCGTTCGCGCGGCGAGTTCCGCAGCCTGACCAGCGGGCGGTTGTTCCGCATCGAGCGCAGCCTGCTGGGTGCGCAACTGGAACACAGCAATGACCTGCACATCGCCCTGGACAATCTGGTGCACCAGCGCGAAGAAATCCGTGAATCGGTGGTGGCGAAAAAACCGGTGCACACCAAACGCAGCGGTTTTCTCGGCTGGTTGCAGAAAAAGCGCCTGCCGTCAGCGTGA
- a CDS encoding GlxA family transcriptional regulator, producing MNILTSLTDHPTVALSHPRTVVFLAYPQMGLLDLTGAQTVFWAASKAMATRGLPGYTVHTASLEGGLIATAEGLSVHTASLQDFTDSAVDTLIVPGAPDIRRAMLDEVALVNWLRQAAANARRTASVCSGTFLMAQAGLLDGLRAATHWAMCDLLKSGFPTIEVDIDAIFIQQGAVWTSAGVSTGIDMSLALVEADCGREVALEVARELVVYLKRPGGQAQFSHLLQSQMDDGGSFDDLHLWISANLGDANLTVESLARQAQMSPRNFSRVYKRKVGRTPAKALEMFRMEAARRMLEDSERNIDQIAQLCGFGDEERMRYTFHRHLSISPREYRSRFSR from the coding sequence ATGAACATTCTCACCAGCCTCACCGACCACCCCACCGTCGCCCTCTCCCACCCGCGCACCGTGGTTTTCCTGGCTTATCCGCAGATGGGCCTGCTGGACCTGACCGGTGCGCAAACGGTGTTCTGGGCCGCCTCCAAAGCCATGGCCACACGCGGTCTGCCCGGCTATACCGTGCACACGGCCAGCCTGGAGGGTGGGTTGATTGCCACGGCCGAAGGCCTGTCGGTACACACCGCGTCGCTGCAAGACTTCACGGACAGCGCGGTGGACACCCTGATCGTACCGGGCGCGCCGGACATTCGCCGGGCCATGCTCGATGAGGTCGCGCTGGTCAATTGGCTGCGCCAGGCAGCGGCGAACGCCAGGCGCACCGCTTCGGTGTGCAGCGGTACATTCCTGATGGCCCAGGCGGGCTTGCTCGACGGCTTGCGCGCCGCCACGCACTGGGCGATGTGCGACCTGCTCAAGAGCGGCTTTCCAACGATCGAGGTCGACATTGACGCGATCTTCATCCAGCAAGGCGCGGTGTGGACGTCAGCCGGCGTGAGCACCGGTATCGACATGTCGCTGGCGCTGGTCGAGGCCGATTGCGGTCGCGAGGTGGCGCTGGAAGTGGCCCGGGAGCTGGTGGTGTACCTCAAGCGCCCCGGTGGCCAGGCGCAATTCAGTCATTTGCTGCAATCGCAAATGGACGACGGTGGCAGCTTTGACGACTTGCACCTGTGGATCAGCGCGAACCTGGGCGACGCCAACCTGACCGTCGAATCCCTCGCCCGCCAGGCGCAGATGAGCCCGCGAAACTTTTCCCGGGTCTACAAGCGCAAGGTCGGACGCACCCCGGCCAAGGCCCTGGAGATGTTTCGCATGGAGGCGGCGCGCAGGATGCTCGAGGACTCCGAGCGCAACATTGATCAGATCGCACAGCTGTGCGGCTTTGGTGATGAGGAGCGCATGCGCTACACCTTCCACCGCCATCTGTCGATTTCGCCGCGCGAGTACCGCAGCCGGTTTTCACGCTGA
- a CDS encoding ATP-binding protein, translating to MMLTRLCKRILASDRLAFSASFLAAITISSINLMLDSDLAHAVLYITLLFVSAHIFSIRVVLYVALLCFVLVTGDFIFEYVIQKTGSIAGYIRCVVSLLTITLLTLRGKWSTDELRRNQAFLTSAQRLSRTGSIGWRFEHGQCKEIRWSDEAFRIYGYPQDIEPSWALMTARLHPDDRLQADDLFARLAAGALDIELEQRLIMPDGSLRYAQMVINAINPGSCPKCREYVAALMDITCERKAEQALFDSQAQLAHVTRTTSLGELAASIAHEVNQPLAAIVSSGESCLRWMDREPPDLHEAKLSVQRIIQSSQRANEVIACIRALSKKCLPHRQEQVFDSIVTDTLLLIQHEMNQKHIRQHLALDTGQARINGDRVQLQQVIINLVMNACQAMGTSSDGNRSLDIRTWVERNEVLIKIEDSGKGIEETQLSCLFSPFYTTRDEGLGMGLSICRSIIEFHEGRIWATSIKGQGAAFTFALPLLPPAVDARTCSGQANALQSLPSLSFG from the coding sequence ATGATGCTCACCCGACTGTGCAAGCGTATTCTGGCATCAGACCGGCTGGCGTTCAGCGCCTCTTTTTTGGCGGCCATTACCATTTCATCCATCAACCTGATGCTCGACTCGGATCTGGCCCATGCGGTGCTCTACATCACTTTGCTATTCGTCTCGGCGCATATCTTTTCGATTCGGGTAGTGTTGTACGTAGCGCTTCTCTGTTTCGTGCTGGTCACCGGCGATTTTATCTTCGAATACGTTATCCAGAAGACAGGCAGTATTGCCGGCTACATTCGGTGCGTCGTCTCGTTGCTGACCATCACCCTGCTGACCCTGCGCGGCAAATGGTCGACCGATGAGCTGCGGCGCAATCAGGCGTTTCTCACCAGCGCACAGCGCCTGAGCCGGACCGGCAGCATCGGCTGGCGCTTCGAGCATGGCCAATGCAAGGAAATTCGCTGGTCGGATGAAGCCTTCCGCATCTATGGCTACCCCCAGGACATCGAGCCCTCCTGGGCGTTGATGACGGCCCGCCTGCACCCTGACGACCGCTTGCAGGCTGACGATCTGTTCGCCCGACTCGCCGCCGGGGCATTGGACATCGAGTTGGAACAACGCCTGATCATGCCGGACGGCAGCCTGCGTTACGCGCAGATGGTGATCAATGCCATCAACCCCGGCAGTTGCCCCAAGTGCCGTGAATACGTGGCCGCGTTGATGGACATCACCTGCGAGCGCAAGGCCGAACAGGCGTTGTTCGATTCCCAGGCGCAACTGGCCCACGTCACCCGCACGACGTCACTGGGCGAGCTTGCCGCCTCCATCGCCCATGAAGTCAACCAGCCGCTGGCGGCGATCGTCTCCAGCGGCGAATCCTGCCTGCGCTGGATGGACCGTGAACCACCCGACCTACACGAGGCAAAACTGTCCGTGCAGCGGATCATTCAGAGCTCGCAGCGAGCCAATGAGGTCATCGCCTGCATCCGCGCACTGTCGAAAAAGTGCCTGCCCCATCGCCAGGAACAGGTGTTCGACAGCATCGTCACCGACACCCTGCTGCTGATCCAGCACGAGATGAACCAGAAGCACATCAGGCAGCACCTGGCGCTGGACACCGGCCAGGCCCGTATCAATGGCGACCGCGTGCAATTGCAGCAGGTGATCATCAACCTGGTGATGAACGCCTGCCAGGCCATGGGCACTTCGAGTGACGGTAACCGCTCGCTGGACATTCGCACCTGGGTGGAACGCAACGAAGTGCTGATCAAGATCGAAGACAGCGGCAAGGGGATCGAAGAAACCCAACTGTCTTGTTTGTTCAGCCCGTTCTATACCACCCGCGATGAAGGCCTGGGCATGGGCTTGTCCATTTGTCGCTCGATCATCGAGTTCCACGAAGGCCGGATCTGGGCCACGAGCATCAAAGGCCAGGGTGCCGCGTTCACGTTCGCCCTGCCCTTGCTCCCGCCCGCGGTCGACGCGAGAACGTGCAGCGGTCAGGCCAACGCGCTGCAATCTTTACCCAGCCTGAGCTTCGGATGA
- a CDS encoding phage infection protein gives MERRVAEGGSDRLIERRVAEGGSDRLIERRVAEGGSDRLIERRVAEGGSDRLIERRVAEGGSDRLIERRVAEGGSDRLIERRVAEGGSDRLIERRVAEGGSDRLIERRVAALGTGYDSPMYINTHFNMD, from the coding sequence ATGGAACGCCGTGTCGCCGAAGGCGGGTCGGATCGCCTGATCGAACGTCGCGTTGCCGAAGGCGGGTCGGATCGCCTCATCGAACGCCGCGTCGCCGAAGGTGGCTCCGACCGCCTGATCGAACGCCGTGTCGCCGAAGGGGGCTCCGACCGCCTGATCGAACGCCGCGTTGCCGAAGGTGGCTCCGACCGCCTGATCGAACGCCGCGTTGCCGAAGGTGGCTCCGACCGCCTGATCGAGCGCCGTGTCGCCGAAGGTGGCTCCGACCGCCTCATCGAACGCCGTGTCGCCGAAGGTGGTTCCGACCGCCTGATCGAACGCCGCGTCGCAGCCCTGGGCACAGGTTACGACTCGCCCATGTATATCAACACGCACTTCAACATGGACTGA
- a CDS encoding response regulator transcription factor, which translates to MSNAPIISIVDDDDTVRTSLDSLVRSMGYSARTYACAEDYLACSVAESTACLISDVRMPGMTGFQMYEALQARGRRLPVIFITACQRETTEFKARELGAAGYFRKPFSGQQLMSRVQDVLNAAAAG; encoded by the coding sequence TTGTCAAACGCACCAATCATTTCGATCGTCGATGATGACGACACCGTTCGTACCTCGCTGGACAGCCTGGTTCGGTCAATGGGCTACAGCGCCAGGACCTACGCCTGTGCCGAGGACTATCTGGCATGTAGCGTTGCTGAATCAACGGCTTGCCTGATTTCGGATGTGCGCATGCCCGGCATGACCGGCTTTCAGATGTACGAGGCATTGCAGGCGCGCGGTCGACGTCTGCCAGTGATCTTCATCACCGCCTGTCAGCGCGAAACCACCGAGTTCAAGGCCCGTGAACTGGGCGCTGCCGGCTACTTCAGGAAGCCTTTCAGCGGTCAGCAACTGATGAGCCGCGTGCAGGATGTCCTGAACGCCGCGGCAGCCGGCTAG
- a CDS encoding MBL fold metallo-hydrolase: MTLHLDTNPQALEPTTAFNPGTAGFEELVPSRYALRVGEIDVLVVSDGVLPLPTSTMSTNVDPQTRREWFESIFVGPDAFDWALNVLVIRTGNQTILVDAGLGGQFPGFPRAGQLPKRLENAGIDLGSVTDIIITHMHMDHIGGLLVDDVKKRLSPDVRIHVTATEVAFWESPDFEHTDMPSPVPDVLRATANQFINDYRGNVRTFDDEYEVAPGVVAKLTGGHTPGHCVVYVNSAGEKLTFAGDALFPVAFEHPEWHNGFEHDPEESVRVRVRLMQEAAASGELFVATHLPFPSVGRVAIDGNAFRWIAAFWDY, translated from the coding sequence ATGACCTTGCACCTGGATACCAATCCCCAAGCCCTTGAACCCACCACCGCATTCAACCCGGGCACTGCCGGTTTCGAAGAGCTGGTGCCTTCTCGCTATGCGCTGCGCGTTGGCGAGATCGACGTGCTGGTAGTCAGCGATGGCGTGCTGCCGCTGCCGACCTCGACCATGTCCACCAACGTCGACCCACAAACCCGTCGCGAGTGGTTCGAGAGCATCTTCGTCGGTCCTGACGCATTCGATTGGGCACTGAACGTGCTGGTCATCCGCACCGGTAACCAGACCATCCTGGTAGACGCCGGCCTGGGTGGCCAATTCCCCGGGTTTCCACGGGCAGGCCAGCTTCCCAAGCGCCTGGAAAACGCCGGTATCGACCTGGGCTCCGTGACCGACATCATCATCACCCACATGCACATGGACCATATCGGCGGCTTGCTGGTCGATGACGTGAAGAAGCGCCTGAGTCCTGATGTGCGCATCCATGTGACGGCGACTGAAGTCGCGTTCTGGGAATCGCCGGACTTCGAACACACCGACATGCCGTCGCCGGTGCCGGATGTCCTGCGTGCCACCGCCAACCAGTTCATCAACGATTACCGCGGCAACGTGCGCACGTTCGACGACGAGTACGAAGTGGCACCGGGCGTGGTGGCCAAACTCACGGGCGGCCATACCCCAGGGCACTGCGTGGTCTACGTGAACTCCGCGGGCGAAAAACTGACCTTCGCCGGTGACGCACTGTTCCCCGTCGCCTTCGAACACCCGGAATGGCACAACGGCTTCGAACATGATCCGGAGGAATCGGTCCGGGTTCGCGTGCGCCTGATGCAGGAAGCCGCCGCGAGCGGCGAGCTGTTCGTGGCGACCCACCTGCCGTTCCCGTCCGTTGGCCGCGTGGCCATCGACGGCAACGCGTTCCGCTGGATTGCAGCGTTCTGGGATTACTGA
- a CDS encoding response regulator transcription factor, with amino-acid sequence MNQDSNTARMIVAIVDDDDSVRMALDNLLRSMGYKIKTYCSALAFLDSNDPAHTDCLISDIQMPGMSGLELHQHLLEMGHRIPTIFITAYPENLPQAISESPTLIAYLPKPCETNKLLSYIETALHQHR; translated from the coding sequence ATGAACCAGGACTCGAACACCGCCAGGATGATTGTTGCAATCGTCGATGATGACGATTCAGTGCGGATGGCGCTTGATAATCTGTTGCGTTCCATGGGCTACAAAATCAAGACTTACTGCAGTGCGCTGGCCTTTCTGGATTCGAACGACCCCGCTCACACCGACTGCCTGATTTCCGACATTCAGATGCCCGGAATGAGCGGCCTTGAGCTGCATCAACATCTGCTCGAAATGGGCCATCGGATTCCCACGATCTTCATCACGGCATACCCCGAAAACCTTCCCCAGGCGATCAGCGAGTCGCCGACGCTGATCGCCTATCTGCCTAAACCCTGTGAAACCAACAAACTTCTGAGCTATATCGAAACGGCCCTCCATCAGCACCGTTGA